One Dromiciops gliroides isolate mDroGli1 chromosome 3, mDroGli1.pri, whole genome shotgun sequence DNA segment encodes these proteins:
- the LOC122750280 gene encoding N-formyl peptide receptor 2-like: MMENSSVLSPNASDALFPTDSPPPSAIHQTFWVISLIIYCLAFVLGITGNGLVIWVAGFRMTRTVTTVFFLNLASADFTFTAFLPFVITATALQHHWPFGWFLCKLISYLATFNMFASVFLLTLISLDRCVSVLWPVWARNHRTPRRAALAAAGAWALALAFSVPTFIFRTTDTEDGITLCYSKFGSGEEEEEEEQEEDSEALIESRHWSLILSRLILGFLVPFLIISVCYGLITLRLWSGMKTVKLSRPFRILTAVVAAFFLCWLPFHVVGIIDASAYSHPHFEEVLPYLSPLTSSLAFVNSCLNPLLYVFMGRDFREKLLRSLPAALERALSEESAPTGTTGNSSALAPPATDAETQGI; this comes from the coding sequence ATGATGGAGAACTCCTCAGTGCTCTCTCCAAATGCTTCAGATGCCCTCTTCCCCACAGACTCACCACCACCATCTGCCATCCACCAGACCTTCTGGGTCATCTCTCTCATCATCTACTGCTTAGCCTTTGTCCTGGGCATAACTGGCAATGGGCTGGTGATCTGGGTGGCAGGCTTCCGCATGACTCGCACAGTCACCACTGTCTTCTTCCTCAACCTGGCTTCAGCAGACTTCACCTTCACTGCCTTCCTGCCATTCGTCATCACTGCTACTGCCCTACAACACCACTGGCCCTTTGGTTGGTTCCTCTGCAAGCTAATTAGCTACCTGGCTACCTTTAACATGTTTGCCAGCGTCTTCCTGCTGACCCTCATCTCTCTTGACCGCTGTGTCTCTGTCCTCTGGCCAGTGTGGGCCAGGAATCACCGCACACCTCGTAGGGCAGCCCTGGCCGCGGCAGGGGCCTGGGCTCTTGCCCTGGCCTTCTCGGTCCCAACGTTCATCTTCAGGACCACAGACACAGAAGATGGGATCACCCTTTGCTACTCCAAATTTGGctctggagaggaggaggaggaggaggagcaggaggaggacaGTGAAGCCCTGATCGAGAGTCGCCACTGGTCCCTGATACTCAGCCGCCTCATCCTGGGTTTTCTGGTTCCCTTCCTCATCATCAGTGTCTGCTATGGCCTCATCACACTCAGGCTCTGGAGTGGAATGAAGACCGTCAAGTTGAGTCGGCCCTTCAGGATCCTCACGGCTGTGGTGGCTGCCTTCTTCCTCTGCTGGCTCCCTTTCCATGTGGTAGGGATAATAGATGCTTCTGCCTACAGCCATCCACACTTTGAAGAGGTCCTGCCTTACCTGAGCCCTCTCACCTCCTCCCTGGCATTTGTCAACAGTTGCCTCAACCCTTTGCTCTATGTCTTCATGGGCCGGGACTTCAGGGAGAAATTGCTCAGATCCCTGCCAGCTGCCCTGGAGAGGGCTCTGAGTGAGGAGTCTGCCCCCACAGGTACCACAGGGAACAGTTCCGCCTTGGCCCCTCCTGCCACTGATGCTGAAACCCAGGGGATATGA